Genomic window (Caldinitratiruptor microaerophilus):
GCGTAGATGTTGCCCAGGCCGGCCACGGCCCGCTGATCCAGCAGCACGGCCTTGACGGCCGCCCGGCGGCCCTTCAGCTCCGCGGCCAGCTGCTCCGGACCCCAGTCCGGGTCCAGGGGTTCGGGGCCCAGCGTGCGGAGCCCTGCCGGCGCGCCCTCGTCGCCCGGCCCCACGAGGTGGAAGCCCCCGAACGTGCGCTGGTCCTCGTAGCGCAGCTCGGTCCCGTCGTCCAGGCCAAGGACGACGTGGGTGTGCCGGGCCCGCGGAACCTCCGGGGAGACCACGTAGAGCCGGCCCGACATGCGCAGGTGGCACACGAGCGTCCGGTCGCCGTCCAGCGGCAGGAGCAGGTACTTGCCCCGGCGTCCCGGCTCGCCGAAGGTCCGTCCGGTGAGGGCGCTCCGGAACGCGTCCGGGGCGGGGTGGCGGATCTGGCCGGGCCGGATCACGTCCACCCGCCGGACCTGCCGGCCGGGCAGGCGGCGCGCGAGGGTGCGGCGGAGGGTCTCCACTTCCGGCAGCTCGGGCATCCGCCGCCTCCCCCTAGCTGCGGGCGGCCAGCCACTCGTCGGCCGGCACCATGTCGTACCAGTTGGGGCCCACCCGGGTCTCCACGGCCAGGGGGACCGACAGCCGCATCGCTCCCGTCATCTCGCGCTCGGCGATCTCCCGCAGGCGGGGGATCTCCTCGGGCGGCGCCTCGAAGACCAGCTCGTCGTGGACCTGCAGGAGCATCCGGGCCCGCAGCCCCGCCCGGCGCACCTCCCGGTCGACAGCGATCATGGCGAGCTTCATGAGGTCGGCGGCGGTCCCCTGGATGGGCGTGTTGATGGCCGCCCGCTCGGCATTCTGCCGCACGGCGAACGTGCGGGAGTGGATGTCCGGGAGGAAGCGGCGCCGCCCGAGCAGCGTCGTGACGTAACCCTTCTCCCTG
Coding sequences:
- the mutM gene encoding bifunctional DNA-formamidopyrimidine glycosylase/DNA-(apurinic or apyrimidinic site) lyase — its product is MPELPEVETLRRTLARRLPGRQVRRVDVIRPGQIRHPAPDAFRSALTGRTFGEPGRRGKYLLLPLDGDRTLVCHLRMSGRLYVVSPEVPRARHTHVVLGLDDGTELRYEDQRTFGGFHLVGPGDEGAPAGLRTLGPEPLDPDWGPEQLAAELKGRRAAVKAVLLDQRAVAGLGNIYADEALFRAGIHPARPAGALGGAEVERLHRAVREVLDNAIARRGTTFSLYLDGEARPGDFYSELRVYDREGEPCPRCGRPIAKIRVAGRGTHLCPRCQA